From a single Lolium rigidum isolate FL_2022 chromosome 7, APGP_CSIRO_Lrig_0.1, whole genome shotgun sequence genomic region:
- the LOC124677535 gene encoding protein SRC2-like: MAYRVLEVTLQSAKDLKNVNFMTRMEVYAVATISGDPITRQCTPPDPYGGRNPTWNTTLRFAVPPTVGGGGSGCLHVVLRTERSRRDRDVGEVIVPLEEIFAGIGYNRGPRPPQFAAYQIRKLHRAETRGVLYLSYRLSAVFVPQAPHRWATRGSCDEPVVAYPAARPYGHQPYDYMLVPALMPPPPTPRAPGHMSTAPASPQSSGGYMAFQPSPQDPGHMALPPPLPKAYGHLSMPPPLPPIKTSGHATPQKTAGYAAASPSTTGKNNGNPDFGTEFSAGLEGDTSGGMIVGDTMSDGAAYSAGYRAAMAREWRRGVY, translated from the coding sequence ATGGCGTACAGAGTGCTGGAGGTAACCCTACAGTCGGCCAAGGACCTGAAGAACGTGAACTTCATGACGCGCATGGAGGTCTACGCGGTGGCAACCATCTCCGGCGACCCGATCACGCGCCAGTGCACCCCGCCGGACCCCTACGGCGGCCGCAACCCCACCTGGAACACCACGCTCCGCTTCGCCGTCCCGCCCACCGTCgggggcggcggcagcggctgcCTCCACGTCGTCCTCCGTACCGAGCGATCCCGAAGGGACCGCGACGTCGGCGAGGTCATCGTCCCGCTCGAGGAGATATTCGCCGGCATCGGCTACAACCGCGGTCCGCGCCCGCCGCAGTTTGCAGCCTACCAGATCCGCAAGCTGCACCGGGCCGAGACCCGCGGCGTGCTGTACCTGTCGTACCGCCTCAGCGCCGTCTTCGTGCCGCAGGCGCCGCACCGGTGGGCGACGAGAGGTTCCTGCGACGAGCCCGTCGTTGCGTACCCAGCGGCGCGGCCTTATGGTCATCAGCCGTACGATTACATGCTAGTCCCAGCgttgatgccgccgccgccaactccACGAGCCCCAGGGCACATGTCAACGGCTCCAGCGTCTCCGCAATCTTCCGGTGGGTATATGGCCTTCCAGCCGTCTCCACAGGATCCCGGACACATGgccctaccgccgccgctcccaaAAGCTTATGGGCATCTAtcgatgccgccgccgctgccgccgataaaAACTTCCGGGCACGCGACACCTCAAAAAACGGCCGGGTACGcagccgcctcgccgtcgacgaccgGAAAGAATAACGGCAACCCGGACTTTGGCACCGAGTTCAGCGCCGGGCTGGAAGGGGACACCAGCGGCGGGATGATAGTCGGCGACACAATGTCGGACGGCGCGGCGTATAGTGCCGGGTACAGGGCAGCCATGGCCCGCGAATGGAGAAGGGGCGTGTACTAG
- the LOC124677536 gene encoding protein SRC2-like, translated as MAYRVLEVTLQSAKDLKNVNFMSRMEVYAVATISGDPITRQCTPPDPYGGRYPTWNATLRFAVPPTATAGGSGCLHIVLRTERSRGDRDIGEVIVPLDEILAGAGYDLGPRPQQFAAYKVRTVHRAETRGVLYLSYRLGAVVAPQNRVAPHRLATRAADDEPVVAYPVTRPYGHQSYDYMPVLALMPPTPRASGRMSMEPASPKASAGHMALSPSSSQAHDGHTSLPPPLPKAYGHLSMPPPPASIQSSGLATTPQKSAGYAVTSPWTTTRSNGNADFGRELSTGLVGGDMMSEAAAYNAGYRAGLAGEWGRPAVY; from the coding sequence ATGGCGTACAGAGTGCTGGAGGTCACCCTCCAGTCGGCCAAGGACCTGAAGAACGTGAACTTCATGTCGCGCATGGAGGTGTACGCTGTGGCGACCATCTCCGGCGACCCAATCACGCGCCAGTGCACCCCGCCGGACCCCTATGGCGGCCGCTACCCGACCTGGAACGCCACGCTCCGCTTCGCCGTCCCGCCCACCGCCACTGCCGGCGGCAGCGGCTGCCTCCACATCGTCCTCCGCACCGAGCGATCCCGTGGCGACCGCGACATCGGCGAGGTCATCGTCCCGCTCGACGAGatcctcgccggcgccggctACGACCTAGGCCCGCGCCCGCAGCAGTTTGCGGCTTACAAGGTCCGCACGGTGCACCGTGCCGAGACCCGCGGCGTGCTCTACCTGTCATACCGCCTCGGCGCCGTCGTCGCGCCGCAGAACCGGGTGGCACCGCACCGGCTGGCGACGAGAGCCGCCGATGACGAGCCGGTCGTCGCGTACCCGGTGACGCGGCCGTACGGTCATCAGTCGTACGATTACATGCCGGTCCTGGCGCTGATGCCGCCGACTCCACGAGCTTCCGGGCGTATGTCCATGGAGCCAGCGTCTCCGAAGGCTTCCGCTGGGCATATGGCCTTGTCGCCGTCGTCATCACAGGCTCATGATGGGCATACGTCTCTTCCGCCGCCGCTTCCAAAAGCATATGGGCACCTGTCCATGCCGCCGCCACCGGCGTCGATACAAAGTTCTGGGCTCGCGACGACGCCTCAAAAATCAGCCGGTTACGCAGTCACCTCGCCGTGGACGACCACGAGGAGTAACGGCAACGCGGACTTTGGTAGGGAGCTCAGTACAGGGCTGGTCGGCGGCGACATGATGTCTGAGGCTGCGGCCTATAACGCCGGATACAGGGCAGGGCTGGCCGGCGAATGGGGCAGGCCCGCCGTGTACTAG